The nucleotide window GGTATGtagagaacaaaaaaagaaggtaagaatCCTAAAGGAGAAAccagtgagaaggcagctgtaGTAATCTATGTCCCAGAAGGTGTCTAGGGAGATCAAAAGAGGTAGACTAATTTGGTATATACTTTAGAGTATAAAAGTATATGGAGTATATAGAGTATGTAAGCACTTGGCAGTTAATTATCAAATACCTacaggaagttgaggaaaaggtggggggcagggggtgattAGAGATAGTTTCTAAACTGTGAACTTGAAAATATCAGTAGAAGTGAAGAATCAAGAGAGGTTGCTAAAGATGGCAAGTGGCAGTGTGTTTATATACTGATGGGAATAatccaggagaaagagaaagagagaaattgaatGTGTACAGCCTAGAGAGGATTATTGAAAAACTGAAGTCCTAAGAGAACGCTGGGAGACAGCATATAGAACATACCTTAGAAGTATTTCAACTAAGGTGTGTGGAAGCTGGGAAATTTATTCACCAACTTCCATCAGTTGCTGGTTGAGGAATGCTCTCAAGAGTGGGGACTGGGTGGGCAGTAATTCCCCAGCATTTCTGGCCTGCCCTGGACATATGTTAAGCCAATTCTGGTGGGCAGAGAAAGCCATCAGGCAGACTCCTAAGTGCTTTCAGTTAGAAGCCATTGGATGGTGAGGAATGGTGAGTCCCAAGAGTATATGGGGCACCAAAAGGGTCTTCTACTCTGTCTCACTTGATATTTTGTCcatggaatttgaattttaaacataGAGACAAAACTGACAACAGCACCAACTCTGATCGATACTCAATAGGTGTCAAGAAACAGAAATTGTTTTAGCCATAATCTTGTGCCTCCCGTACACAGAGACCTGAATTGGGGAACTTAATGAATATTAACCCCTCTGGGTCTCAATATCCTAATGAGTAGAATGGTGGGAGGTAAGTAGAAAGAATAGGACTTCTTTCCAActcttcttttccattatttgaATTTAGGCGTAGGGCAGTTTCTCTTTGTCCTCATTAGCTATGTCAAAGCATTTCAATAGGTGTTTAATATCTACTATCTAACCATTTCAGCTTACTACATTATATCTCTTTTGAGTATCTACTCTTTGCTAGTCACTGTTCAAAGCGTTTCATATATAATATCTCTAATCATAGCAGTCATCTGAGAAAGTTAACATAAGTCTTATTTGACAGGTGTCAATTCTGGTTCTGAGAGGTGATATGATTTACTCAGATCCTTCTGACTTCTAAccatttgtggggttttttgtctttggttttttgttttgttttgttttgttttgttttgttttgttttgttttgtttgatacTGCAGGACAGTGAGATGGTGACGACTATCTTAACAAGGAAAGGGAATGAGGAAGCTATAGTTGACTCTTCACTCTCAGCAAATGCTGTGGCCAATGACACTGACCTGAGAGCAGCATGAGACTACGGGAAGCCTTTCTCCAAATTCAGCCCATCATTCTAAGCGCACTTCCCTCTTTGGATTAGTGAGCAGAACTGAAGAGAGGGCACGAGGGTTCTGGAGGATACCGACCAATTGGACGTCTTTAAGCCCACTGAACTCCTTGTTATTATTAATCTTCTGTGAGGCTGCAGCAAATGAACAGTCAACCACAACAAAGATGGCGGGAGCGGCTTCATCACGGCAACGGCGACGCTACACTGCAACGAGCGCCTCAATATTTAGTTCCGGCCTGCCCGTTTAACGTCACTTCCGACACCGGCCCCGCGGCGTGCGCGCAGCTCCACCTGCAGCCGCGGTGGGTACGCCGAGCCGGGTGAGTGGAGTCTGAGAGAGTCTCGCGGAGAGGAAATGCGGAGCCAGCAACATGGAAAGGGAAGGTGGGAAGCCCGCGGCTGTCGTCGCGGTTGTGACTGAGTCTCGGTTTACCCAGCGATACAGGGAATATCTCGAGAAGCAGAAACTCCTGGATAGACAGCACCGTGTAGAAAAGATGCCGGATGGCACGGTGGCGCTGCCCGTGGTGGGAGAGGCTCTCCCTGAGCAGTACCTGCAGGAGCTGAGGGATCGTGTGGCTCCAGGCAGCACCTGTAAAGTAAcacagctcctggatcctgttcCCTCAAAGAAGGCCCAGGGTTGTTCACCCGCCCAAAGGCTGTGTCTTGAAGTGAGTCGCTGGGTAGAGGGCCGGGGAGTGACGTGGTCAGCCGAGTTGGAGGCTGACTTGCCCCGATCTTGGCAACGACATGGTGACCTCTTGTTGCTAAGCGAGGACTGTTTCCAAGCCAAGCAATGGAAAAATCTGGAACCAGAACTCTGGGAGGCTGTTGCGTCGGCACTTGGCGTCCATCGTGTGGCTAAACGAGGGCGGGTATCACCAGATGGCACTCGAACACCAGCAGTGACTCTGCTGCTGGGCGCCCATGGCTGGGTAGAGCATGTGGATAATGGGATCCGATATGAGTTTGACGTGACCCGGTGCATGTTCTCCTTCGGAAACATCACTGAGAAACTTCGAGTGGCATCGCTGCCCTGTGCTGGAGAAGTGCTGGTGGATCTCTATGCAGGGATTGGTTATTTTACGTTGCCCTTCCTAGTCCATGCTGGTGCTGCCTTCGTCCATGCCTGTGAGTGGAACCCCCATGCTGTAGTTGCTCTGAGAAAGAACCTTGATATCAATGGAGTAGCAGATCGGTGCCAAATACACTTTGGGGATAACAGAAAACTGAAGCTCTCAAACATTGCAGACAGGGTGAACCTGGGACTAATTCCTAGTTCTGAAGAAGGCTGGCCCATTGCCTGCCAAGTGTTAAGACGGGATGCTGGGGGCATTTTGCATATCCACCAAAATGTGGAATCTTACCCAGGCAAGAATCTCCAGCCTCCTGGAGGCAGTGAAATGGAGAAGGAGCACTGGCCTTATCCTCAGCAAATTATCACCAACGAGTGTACAAATGGAGCAACCAGGGATTCTAGGAGAAAAACACTATCAGCTACCACCAAACCAGAGTGGCAGAGGTGGGCGGAATCTGCAGAAATTCGTATTGCCACCCTTCTTCAGCAGGTGCATGGGACACGGTGGAAGACACAAATCCTGCACATCCAACCAGTGAAATCCTATGCTCCCCACGTGGATCACATAGTGTTGGATTTGGAATGCCGCCCCTGTCCTCTAGTTGGGTAGAGAAGGTGGATCCTTCTCTACCAAGGATCTACATGTGAGTGACCCTTAATACATAAGTTTGGGCTGGGTTCTCACCCCTCTTTTCTCCTGGCAacctgttttaatattttgtgtccCTGAAAGCAGGCTCTAGATCAGTTCAAGTCCTCTTGTTTCTCTTCCGTTAACACAATGAGAATGAACTACATATCTGGGAGAAGCAGTATGGCTCATTGAAATGAGGCCTGTACCGTGAATTCTCACCTCAGTCCTGTCTTACCTTGGGTACGTGGTTCCAGTATTCTTTTGGCCTTGGATTTCTTTACTTGTAAAATGAGGGTTACTTTGAATGGTCTCATATGGCTGTTGTCTAATAAGCAGTTGTACGCAGGGCATTGGTTACTTTAGAGTGAAAGACACAGTGCTCTTTCCAAAA belongs to Ailuropoda melanoleuca isolate Jingjing chromosome 9, ASM200744v2, whole genome shotgun sequence and includes:
- the TRMT12 gene encoding tRNA wybutosine-synthesizing protein 2 homolog; protein product: MEREGGKPAAVVAVVTESRFTQRYREYLEKQKLLDRQHRVEKMPDGTVALPVVGEALPEQYLQELRDRVAPGSTCKVTQLLDPVPSKKAQGCSPAQRLCLEVSRWVEGRGVTWSAELEADLPRSWQRHGDLLLLSEDCFQAKQWKNLEPELWEAVASALGVHRVAKRGRVSPDGTRTPAVTLLLGAHGWVEHVDNGIRYEFDVTRCMFSFGNITEKLRVASLPCAGEVLVDLYAGIGYFTLPFLVHAGAAFVHACEWNPHAVVALRKNLDINGVADRCQIHFGDNRKLKLSNIADRVNLGLIPSSEEGWPIACQVLRRDAGGILHIHQNVESYPGKNLQPPGGSEMEKEHWPYPQQIITNECTNGATRDSRRKTLSATTKPEWQRWAESAEIRIATLLQQVHGTRWKTQILHIQPVKSYAPHVDHIVLDLECRPCPLVG